The following coding sequences are from one Paenibacillus sp. JDR-2 window:
- a CDS encoding MTP-1 family protein: MNLLEQRRRFEDNKRIYESAKLTFLGIDGFDVYNPSIPFEWKGKRFIYGRVEKRQEWARSWVRLFEQTGSDEWTLVPDTMIYQLEDPYISIVNEQLVLGGTHVRYNQGRLNTFYGYFYKGTDVHDLLYFTTGPDYMKDIRLVQLPDCRIGVFSRPRSEDVRQKYGSESLIGFTIINSLDELSSAVIENAPHIPGLFQKDEWGGCNQAYLLESGRIGVIGHICYKAVNSLDQEIWTYMNMAFALDPHTNQFTDLKIIGTRPCYPEGPSKKPNLTDCAFTAGIEMRPDGKVNLFSGIGDTESGRIVIDYPFEREGAIVNFRIR; encoded by the coding sequence ATGAATTTACTTGAACAGCGCCGCCGATTCGAAGACAACAAACGGATTTACGAGAGTGCTAAGCTTACCTTCTTGGGTATTGACGGCTTCGACGTGTATAACCCCTCCATTCCGTTTGAATGGAAGGGCAAGCGCTTTATCTACGGGCGCGTTGAAAAACGGCAGGAATGGGCGCGTTCCTGGGTCAGACTGTTCGAACAGACCGGTTCGGATGAATGGACGCTTGTACCGGATACCATGATCTATCAGCTGGAGGACCCTTATATCAGTATCGTTAATGAGCAGCTTGTCCTGGGCGGAACTCATGTCCGTTACAACCAGGGGCGGCTGAATACCTTTTACGGTTATTTTTACAAAGGGACGGATGTTCACGATCTTCTCTACTTCACCACGGGGCCCGACTATATGAAGGATATCCGCCTCGTACAGCTCCCGGATTGCAGAATTGGCGTATTTTCCAGACCGCGCAGCGAAGACGTACGTCAAAAATACGGAAGCGAATCCCTGATCGGCTTTACGATAATCAATAGCCTCGATGAGTTGTCATCCGCGGTTATAGAGAATGCGCCCCATATCCCCGGACTATTCCAAAAGGATGAATGGGGAGGCTGCAACCAAGCCTATCTGCTGGAGAGCGGCAGGATCGGAGTTATCGGGCATATTTGCTATAAAGCCGTCAATAGCCTCGATCAGGAGATTTGGACGTATATGAATATGGCTTTTGCGCTCGATCCGCATACCAATCAGTTTACCGATCTGAAAATTATCGGCACCCGCCCTTGCTACCCGGAAGGTCCTTCCAAGAAGCCTAATCTGACCGATTGCGCCTTCACGGCAGGCATAGAAATGCGACCAGACGGCAAGGTCAATCTATTCAGCGGAATCGGCGATACGGAGTCCGGACGTATTGTCATCGATTACCCGTTTGAACGCGAAGGCGCGATAGTAAACTTCCGAATCAGATAA
- a CDS encoding ABC transporter permease, translating into METTNKSLWSRINRHRYLYLMVLPGFLTVLIFNYFPMYGILIAFKKYSVVKGIMDSPWVGFKYFNTFFHDPLAFRVLKNTLLLGLYTLFWSFPAPIILALLFNELRNKRFKKIAQTVSYFPHFISVVIVAGMIKEFAARDGLFNDIISFFGGSPVMFLLEPGYFRTIFISSGIWQGVGFGTIIYLAALSGIDPTLYDVAEVDGANRWKKIVHITWPSLRSTTVILLIFAVGGILGSDFQKIILLYSPETYSVADVIGSYVYRQGILGAQYEYTTAIGLFMSVISFVILYLTNWISRKVSDTSLF; encoded by the coding sequence TTGGAAACAACCAATAAAAGCTTGTGGTCGCGGATTAATAGACATCGTTATTTGTACTTGATGGTTTTGCCGGGATTTCTAACGGTTCTTATCTTTAACTACTTTCCGATGTACGGCATTCTGATTGCTTTCAAAAAGTACAGCGTGGTCAAAGGAATTATGGACAGTCCATGGGTGGGATTTAAATACTTCAATACGTTCTTCCATGATCCGCTTGCGTTCAGGGTTTTGAAAAATACATTGCTGCTGGGCCTATACACGTTGTTCTGGTCTTTTCCGGCACCTATCATTCTCGCGTTGCTGTTTAACGAGCTGCGGAACAAAAGGTTCAAAAAGATCGCGCAAACCGTTTCGTATTTCCCCCACTTCATCTCGGTTGTTATTGTCGCGGGCATGATTAAGGAGTTTGCGGCTAGAGACGGACTCTTTAACGATATTATTTCCTTCTTCGGCGGATCGCCTGTGATGTTTCTCTTGGAGCCGGGTTATTTCAGAACCATCTTTATCTCGTCGGGGATCTGGCAGGGGGTGGGTTTTGGAACCATCATCTATCTGGCTGCATTAAGCGGCATAGATCCTACCCTGTATGACGTAGCGGAAGTGGACGGAGCCAACCGGTGGAAAAAAATCGTACATATTACTTGGCCGTCATTAAGATCCACAACCGTTATATTGCTTATATTCGCCGTTGGCGGAATACTCGGATCGGACTTCCAGAAGATTATATTGCTCTATTCGCCTGAAACCTACAGCGTAGCGGACGTCATCGGATCCTACGTGTACCGACAAGGGATATTGGGGGCGCAATACGAGTATACAACGGCAATCGGCTTATTCATGTCCGTCATATCCTTCGTTATTCTGTATCTGACCAACTGGATCAGCCGCAAGGTGTCAGATACAAGTTTGTTCTAG
- a CDS encoding helix-turn-helix domain-containing protein gives MLKLLAADGIDPDIQAHYRMIASVHDTIGLHTHDFFELFLILQGSVVHKVNGTRQLLRENTLVFIRDRDVHSYEQTSEGDCQFINLSFYKEVIDELFAFLGAGFPSGKLFEPELPPTLLLSKTEKEYVRYRLDQINLTPLSQKLVVKAEVRALLTDLFFRYIRITAEKDEPYGQPDWFLALCQEMRKKEHFTRGTSALLQLSGKSHAYLCRVFKQQLRISPTRFINDLRLSYAENLLLNTDMDILDISLETGLENVSYFYELFKRKHRMTPHRFRQFGSPAAVSRTNEG, from the coding sequence ATGCTAAAGCTTCTTGCGGCCGACGGGATCGACCCGGATATCCAGGCGCATTACCGGATGATCGCATCCGTGCACGATACGATCGGCCTGCATACGCATGATTTCTTTGAGCTGTTTCTTATCCTGCAGGGAAGCGTTGTGCATAAGGTTAACGGCACCCGGCAGCTGCTGCGGGAGAATACGCTTGTCTTTATCCGTGACCGGGATGTTCATAGCTATGAGCAAACAAGCGAAGGGGATTGCCAGTTCATTAATCTCTCGTTCTATAAAGAGGTTATTGACGAACTGTTTGCCTTTCTGGGGGCGGGGTTTCCGAGCGGGAAGCTGTTTGAGCCGGAATTGCCCCCAACGCTATTGCTGTCCAAGACCGAAAAGGAATACGTGCGTTACCGGCTTGATCAAATTAACTTAACGCCGCTGAGCCAGAAGCTTGTGGTCAAAGCGGAAGTGAGAGCGCTGCTGACGGATCTTTTTTTCCGTTATATTCGGATTACGGCGGAGAAGGATGAACCGTACGGCCAGCCGGACTGGTTCCTTGCGCTTTGCCAGGAGATGAGGAAAAAGGAGCATTTTACGAGGGGGACCTCCGCGTTGCTCCAATTGTCGGGCAAATCCCATGCTTATTTATGCAGAGTGTTCAAGCAGCAGCTGAGGATTTCGCCTACACGTTTTATTAACGATTTGAGGTTGTCTTACGCGGAAAATTTGCTGCTCAATACGGATATGGACATTTTGGACATTAGTTTGGAGACCGGTCTTGAGAATGTCAGCTATTTCTATGAATTGTTTAAGAGGAAGCATCGTATGACGCCCCACCGGTTCCGTCAATTCGGCAGTCCGGCTGCCGTGAGCAGAACCAACGAAGGTTGA
- a CDS encoding alpha-mannosidase, translated as MNTRKEIQYQIEKLLRVKRDFIYKKLSIVEFAYFVTGERLSYSDIDSHSFEPISAGDRWGSSWKYAWLRSSFVAPVGTEGKRLVVLADFGSEATLYVNGIVSGALDLQHYDVTLTRLAREGERFELAAEAYAGHSGHQPVFGESYLCQFEEEVYQFFIDLECLWQVLQFTDANSLRAAEINRCLTDVIAAFDFGLQGKELIENVNGCRKMMEPLLACVNGSTSPLLYLMGQSHLDIAWLWPIEETRRKIARTMSNQLALMDEYPEYTYIQSQPYLFRIVKELYPELYSRIKQRVAEGRIIPEGGMWVESDTNLAGGESLIRQFLHGKRYFMEEFGKDNEMLWLPDVFGYSGNMPQIMKGCGIHYFASVKMFQTYENAVDPFPYNTFIWEGIDGSEILTHLLDYGDFPIRVNPSFLIGQWNDRVQKDGIATRLVQYGHGDGGGGANRDDLEFLRRLENLEGVPRTRQSSPIDYFEDQRARGIPDARYVGELYYPAHRGTYTTQAKLKRLNRKTEIGFREYELWAAAAQLFQMKAYPYEKMDGLWKQLLLHHFHDILPGTSIHRVHEEAQAELAKLHETIYEMADDAKAMLVKSEQEGVTVFNPLSWNRNELVALPVGVAAVADHSGQPVPVQWHGGVGYARLETPSLGWAAYAAIAESQSGTADSHSAVSATTSRLENEFMAITINGTGEITSIVDKQTGVEWAADSCNVLAMYRDQPSAFDAWEIDRRYRASRVELEGQAEITVTASGPLFANVRVRRKLNQSTVVQDIRMEAGSRRVEFRTTVEWREKNKMLRVDFPVRLHANESMQEIQFGYVRRPNHASRPHDADRFEVSQHKWTALAETGRGFALLNDCKYGIAVKGNTLSMTLLRSPSYPDETSDQGTHEFTYAFLFWEGTFRDSRVIQEAYELNYPVSALSGAGRLDQQSLLQVDQPGILAETVKLAEDGSGDWIVRLYESTGSSVSCGIRAGLSYSAAFETNMLEADLTELPVANERVNLHFRPFEVKTIRLAQN; from the coding sequence TTGAATACGAGAAAAGAAATTCAGTATCAGATTGAGAAGCTGCTGAGGGTTAAGCGGGACTTTATTTATAAGAAATTATCAATCGTTGAATTTGCGTACTTTGTTACCGGAGAACGTCTTTCGTATTCCGATATCGATTCACACTCCTTTGAGCCAATAAGTGCCGGGGATCGCTGGGGAAGCAGCTGGAAGTATGCCTGGCTTCGCAGCAGCTTTGTTGCGCCTGTTGGGACGGAAGGCAAGCGGCTGGTCGTGCTCGCGGACTTTGGTTCGGAGGCGACGCTTTACGTGAACGGGATTGTAAGCGGAGCGCTCGATTTGCAGCATTATGATGTGACCTTAACCCGTCTTGCGCGTGAAGGCGAGCGTTTCGAGCTTGCCGCCGAAGCTTATGCCGGCCACTCCGGTCATCAGCCGGTATTCGGCGAATCGTATTTGTGCCAGTTCGAAGAGGAAGTCTATCAATTCTTCATCGACCTGGAATGCTTGTGGCAGGTCCTTCAATTTACGGATGCGAACTCCCTGCGGGCTGCCGAAATTAACCGTTGTTTAACGGATGTTATTGCCGCCTTTGATTTTGGGCTTCAGGGCAAGGAACTTATAGAGAATGTTAACGGCTGCCGCAAAATGATGGAGCCGCTCCTTGCCTGCGTGAACGGATCTACTTCTCCGCTGCTGTATTTGATGGGCCAGTCCCATCTTGATATTGCCTGGCTGTGGCCTATTGAGGAGACGAGGCGGAAAATTGCGCGCACGATGTCCAATCAGCTTGCGCTTATGGACGAATATCCGGAATATACGTACATCCAAAGCCAGCCGTATTTATTCCGGATCGTTAAGGAGCTTTATCCGGAGCTCTACTCCCGCATCAAGCAGAGAGTGGCGGAAGGGCGAATTATTCCGGAAGGCGGCATGTGGGTCGAATCGGATACGAATCTGGCAGGCGGCGAGAGCCTGATCCGCCAGTTTCTTCATGGCAAGCGTTACTTCATGGAGGAATTCGGCAAGGACAACGAGATGCTGTGGCTGCCCGATGTATTTGGTTATTCCGGCAATATGCCGCAGATTATGAAAGGCTGCGGGATTCATTATTTTGCTTCCGTCAAAATGTTCCAGACCTATGAGAATGCCGTTGATCCGTTCCCGTACAACACGTTTATATGGGAAGGAATCGACGGATCGGAGATTCTGACGCATCTTCTGGATTATGGCGATTTCCCAATCCGGGTGAATCCGTCATTCCTGATTGGGCAGTGGAACGACCGCGTGCAAAAGGACGGCATTGCAACCCGGCTTGTCCAGTACGGGCATGGAGACGGCGGAGGCGGAGCGAACCGGGATGATCTGGAGTTTCTGCGCAGGCTCGAGAATCTGGAAGGCGTTCCGCGGACGAGACAAAGCTCGCCGATCGATTATTTCGAGGATCAGCGAGCAAGAGGGATTCCGGATGCTAGATATGTAGGCGAGCTGTATTATCCGGCGCATCGCGGAACCTATACGACGCAGGCGAAGCTGAAGAGGTTGAACCGGAAGACGGAGATCGGATTCCGCGAATACGAGCTTTGGGCCGCTGCCGCACAGCTGTTCCAGATGAAGGCGTATCCCTATGAGAAGATGGATGGCTTGTGGAAGCAGCTCCTGCTGCATCACTTCCATGACATTTTGCCGGGAACCTCTATTCACCGGGTCCACGAAGAAGCGCAAGCGGAGTTGGCTAAGCTTCATGAGACGATTTACGAAATGGCCGATGATGCTAAAGCTATGCTTGTAAAGTCTGAGCAGGAAGGGGTTACCGTATTTAATCCTCTGTCCTGGAATCGTAACGAGTTGGTTGCGTTACCTGTTGGGGTTGCTGCGGTTGCGGACCATTCCGGTCAGCCGGTACCCGTGCAATGGCATGGCGGGGTTGGCTATGCCCGGCTTGAGACTCCATCCTTGGGATGGGCGGCTTATGCCGCCATCGCAGAAAGCCAATCAGGGACTGCGGATTCTCACTCGGCTGTGTCTGCAACAACTTCGCGCCTGGAAAATGAATTCATGGCGATAACCATAAACGGCACGGGAGAAATCACCAGTATCGTTGATAAGCAGACGGGCGTTGAATGGGCAGCCGATTCCTGCAATGTGCTTGCGATGTACCGCGACCAGCCGTCCGCCTTTGACGCGTGGGAGATCGACCGCCGATACCGGGCTTCCAGGGTTGAACTGGAGGGGCAAGCGGAGATAACGGTTACCGCTAGCGGCCCGCTTTTCGCCAACGTTCGCGTCCGGCGGAAGCTTAACCAATCGACGGTTGTGCAGGATATTCGAATGGAAGCGGGCAGCCGTAGGGTTGAATTCCGAACAACGGTTGAATGGCGGGAGAAGAACAAAATGCTGCGCGTTGATTTTCCGGTCCGGCTGCATGCCAATGAGTCGATGCAGGAAATCCAGTTCGGTTACGTACGCAGACCTAATCACGCCTCCAGACCGCACGATGCGGACCGGTTCGAAGTAAGTCAGCATAAATGGACGGCGCTCGCCGAGACGGGGCGTGGGTTTGCGCTGCTGAACGACTGCAAATACGGAATAGCCGTCAAGGGGAATACGTTAAGCATGACGCTTCTTCGCTCGCCGTCTTATCCGGACGAAACCTCCGATCAAGGAACGCATGAATTTACATATGCTTTCTTGTTCTGGGAAGGAACCTTTAGGGACAGCCGAGTGATCCAGGAAGCTTACGAGCTTAATTACCCGGTCAGCGCCTTAAGCGGTGCGGGCCGCTTGGACCAGCAATCCCTCTTGCAGGTTGACCAGCCCGGTATTCTGGCGGAGACGGTCAAGCTGGCCGAAGACGGGTCTGGGGATTGGATCGTACGTCTGTACGAGAGTACGGGTTCCTCCGTGTCTTGCGGTATCCGCGCCGGTCTGTCTTATTCCGCCGCGTTTGAGACTAATATGCTGGAAGCTGACTTAACGGAGCTGCCGGTTGCCAATGAGCGTGTTAACCTGCATTTCCGGCCATTTGAAGTCAAGACCATCCGTCTTGCGCAAAATTAA
- a CDS encoding glycoside hydrolase family 38 C-terminal domain-containing protein, with product MDQAKKAYFVDGYHGGIKGHMPLGSWADVIRRLEQDPNWKLSLDTEPISWEALRRTDPRSYDAIKEYLQSHAGRVEMVAGSYAQPYGWVIGGESNIRQLIRGREVIQEHFPGIAVDTYASQEPCWSSSYPQILRSLGYKRTVLKNPGTGWGGYASGVNRETVLWVGPDGTSIPCVPRYECEELLNCWESEAGYMKPEFVEKCRAYGIAHPAGSFLQDLGWTARPWLNENYIQYTTWREYIEEIAVQPTEAWYFTQEDIRCTLPWGEGTLQRMSREVRAAEQAVVLAEKLASISSVTGSLVYPKEKLREAWDQLLLSQHHDAWICATTRTGREKWAWQAGTQSWLAEEIAGDIRFQAMNSMVPEPQDGIKPQAYGVRVFNASGIARKELTEIEVPGTGGTHLIRVLDADGSVIPSQLVPTRVSEEDGGIFAGKLIFEAETPAMGYRDYRLEHVKREDADTAGTPKENPVSVQICDDYSILTTDLYRIRIDIKRGGVVTELYDLTKNRSLVSPDQPFNELTGYLIAEACWASSMESPVILKVIENGPLRVAIEMNGQFAGTGFVMTLSAAKGQRRIDFHIRFRYEKDTWIGDPWEMAPENRSTERRKSHHNTRYKLQARFPIAIGKGKLYKNSAFDVTESRHSDTRYERWDEIKHNIILNWVDVYDEQSNCGLAIFSDHTTDYSHGDLDPLALTLGWGAEGGFWWGKRPLQDVREMRYAILPHEDRWDRAGIAHESERWTQPLQPMHIRWSKPKSLSLLHVSEPSIEISSLQRDGGDLLVRLYNSGTVDSAFSLVINAESSGISAVELDGKHKEMVQHSRLPNGGCEVGMTLPRHGLATLRISDIRYNKDETIGCETGIEYEKRNSVSD from the coding sequence ATGGATCAAGCCAAAAAGGCTTATTTCGTAGACGGCTATCATGGCGGAATCAAAGGCCATATGCCATTAGGGTCATGGGCGGATGTGATCCGCCGGCTGGAGCAGGATCCGAATTGGAAGCTTTCCCTGGATACCGAGCCGATTTCCTGGGAAGCTCTGCGCCGGACGGATCCCCGTTCTTATGACGCAATAAAAGAGTATCTGCAAAGCCATGCCGGGCGCGTTGAAATGGTGGCGGGCAGCTATGCCCAGCCTTACGGCTGGGTCATTGGCGGAGAAAGCAATATCCGCCAGTTAATACGCGGCAGAGAAGTGATACAGGAGCATTTTCCGGGGATTGCCGTTGATACCTATGCCTCTCAAGAGCCTTGCTGGAGCAGCAGCTACCCTCAAATTCTCCGTTCGCTTGGCTATAAGCGCACCGTGCTTAAGAATCCGGGAACGGGCTGGGGCGGTTATGCGTCGGGCGTCAATCGCGAAACGGTGCTCTGGGTTGGCCCGGACGGAACGTCCATCCCTTGCGTGCCAAGATACGAATGCGAGGAGCTTCTGAATTGCTGGGAGTCGGAAGCGGGTTACATGAAGCCGGAGTTCGTGGAGAAGTGTCGGGCATACGGAATCGCGCACCCGGCAGGCAGCTTCCTTCAAGATCTGGGCTGGACCGCCCGGCCGTGGCTGAACGAGAATTACATTCAATATACAACATGGCGCGAATACATAGAGGAGATTGCAGTCCAACCGACGGAAGCGTGGTATTTCACCCAGGAGGATATCCGCTGTACACTGCCATGGGGAGAAGGGACGCTTCAGCGAATGTCGCGGGAGGTTCGGGCTGCGGAGCAAGCCGTTGTATTGGCGGAGAAGCTGGCTTCCATCTCCAGCGTGACGGGCAGTCTAGTTTACCCAAAGGAGAAGCTGCGTGAGGCTTGGGATCAGCTCCTGCTGTCCCAGCATCATGATGCCTGGATCTGCGCCACAACAAGAACCGGAAGGGAGAAGTGGGCATGGCAGGCCGGAACGCAAAGCTGGCTGGCGGAGGAGATTGCTGGCGATATCCGCTTCCAGGCGATGAACAGCATGGTTCCGGAACCGCAAGACGGAATCAAGCCTCAAGCGTATGGAGTCCGTGTATTTAATGCTTCGGGCATTGCCCGCAAAGAATTAACCGAAATCGAGGTTCCGGGAACCGGAGGAACCCATCTGATTCGAGTCTTGGATGCCGATGGTTCGGTTATTCCCAGCCAGCTGGTTCCGACGAGGGTATCCGAGGAGGATGGCGGTATTTTTGCCGGCAAGCTGATATTTGAAGCGGAGACGCCTGCCATGGGTTACCGGGATTATAGGCTTGAGCATGTGAAGCGAGAAGACGCGGATACTGCCGGCACACCGAAAGAAAACCCTGTATCTGTTCAAATCTGCGACGATTACTCGATCCTGACGACCGATTTGTACCGAATTAGAATCGATATCAAGCGCGGCGGAGTTGTTACGGAGCTATACGACCTCACGAAGAACCGGTCCCTGGTATCTCCTGACCAACCGTTTAATGAGTTAACCGGTTATCTGATCGCAGAAGCCTGTTGGGCCAGCAGCATGGAGTCGCCGGTAATTTTGAAAGTCATAGAAAATGGTCCGCTTCGTGTCGCCATCGAGATGAACGGCCAATTTGCGGGTACCGGCTTTGTTATGACTTTATCGGCTGCAAAAGGCCAGCGCAGGATTGATTTTCATATACGTTTCCGCTATGAGAAAGATACTTGGATAGGCGACCCGTGGGAAATGGCGCCGGAGAACCGAAGCACGGAACGGCGAAAGTCCCATCATAATACCCGTTATAAGCTGCAGGCGCGTTTTCCGATTGCTATTGGCAAGGGGAAGCTGTATAAGAATTCCGCCTTTGACGTAACCGAAAGCCGTCATTCGGATACGCGGTATGAACGTTGGGATGAGATTAAGCACAATATCATCCTGAACTGGGTAGATGTTTACGATGAGCAGAGCAATTGCGGACTGGCTATATTCTCCGATCATACGACGGATTATTCGCATGGCGACCTTGACCCGCTCGCGTTAACGCTGGGCTGGGGCGCGGAAGGCGGTTTCTGGTGGGGGAAACGTCCGCTTCAGGATGTGCGGGAGATGCGGTATGCGATCCTGCCCCATGAGGACCGGTGGGACCGTGCCGGAATTGCGCATGAGTCCGAACGTTGGACGCAGCCGCTGCAACCGATGCATATACGCTGGTCAAAGCCGAAATCGCTGTCCTTGCTGCATGTGTCGGAGCCTTCTATTGAAATCAGCTCCTTGCAGCGCGACGGAGGAGACTTGCTTGTCAGACTGTACAATTCGGGAACGGTAGACTCTGCCTTCTCGCTTGTTATCAATGCGGAATCGAGCGGTATTTCGGCTGTTGAGCTTGACGGCAAGCACAAGGAAATGGTGCAGCACAGCCGATTGCCTAATGGCGGTTGCGAAGTCGGAATGACATTGCCGCGTCATGGTCTAGCTACGCTTCGGATCTCCGATATTCGTTACAACAAAGACGAAACCATAGGATGTGAAACTGGAATTGAATACGAGAAAAGAAATTCAGTATCAGATTGA
- a CDS encoding glycoside hydrolase family 43 protein: MNNKLTSGNPVFPGWYADPEARIFEGRYWIYPTYSAKYEEQLYLDAFHSDDLVNWTKVERVLDKEDFKWADKAVWAPSPIESDGKYYIYFSANDIQSNEELGGIGVGVADRPEGPFRDAIGKPLIDRFHHGAQPIDPHVFRDEDGQVYLYYGGWGHCNVVRLGEDMISLLPFEDGTVYREVTPKDYVEGPCMIKRNGQYVFMWAEGGWGGPHYRVAYALAESPLGPFERIDTILQQDPEVATGAGHHGYLQIPDTDEYYIVYHRRPLTETAANHRVVCIDKLTFNEDNTIRPVKISFEGVAARKL; encoded by the coding sequence ATGAATAATAAACTTACATCCGGCAATCCCGTATTTCCTGGCTGGTATGCCGATCCGGAAGCAAGAATTTTTGAGGGACGGTATTGGATTTATCCGACTTATTCGGCGAAATACGAGGAACAGCTGTATCTGGATGCCTTCCATTCCGACGATCTGGTGAACTGGACCAAGGTGGAACGGGTTCTAGACAAGGAAGACTTCAAGTGGGCGGATAAAGCGGTGTGGGCGCCTTCGCCAATCGAGAGCGACGGAAAATATTATATCTATTTCTCTGCTAACGATATTCAAAGCAATGAGGAGCTTGGAGGCATTGGCGTCGGAGTTGCGGACCGTCCGGAGGGGCCATTCCGCGATGCAATAGGAAAACCTCTCATTGACCGTTTCCACCATGGCGCGCAGCCAATTGATCCGCATGTTTTTCGGGATGAAGACGGCCAGGTGTACCTCTACTACGGAGGCTGGGGACATTGCAATGTGGTCCGTCTCGGCGAGGATATGATTAGCCTGCTTCCCTTCGAGGACGGGACCGTCTACCGCGAAGTGACGCCAAAGGATTATGTGGAAGGACCGTGTATGATCAAGCGGAACGGCCAGTATGTCTTCATGTGGGCGGAAGGCGGATGGGGCGGTCCTCATTATCGGGTAGCTTATGCGCTTGCGGAATCGCCGCTGGGTCCATTCGAGAGAATTGATACTATCTTGCAGCAGGATCCGGAAGTGGCAACCGGGGCAGGGCATCACGGATATCTTCAAATCCCGGATACGGACGAGTATTATATCGTCTATCACAGACGCCCGTTGACCGAAACGGCCGCGAACCACCGGGTGGTGTGTATCGATAAGCTTACCTTTAATGAAGATAATACGATTCGTCCCGTGAAAATCAGCTTCGAAGGTGTTGCGGCCCGTAAACTGTAA
- a CDS encoding SGNH/GDSL hydrolase family protein, producing the protein MKLEQGQRLVIIGDSITDCERKFPHGEGLFQGVGKGYVALVDALLQTAYPELSIRVTNMGIGGNTVRDLKARWQTDVLDLKPDWLTVMIGINDVWRYFDQPNIPESHVLLEEYEQTLEELVKSAQPEVRGLVIMTPFYLEPNPEDRMRKRMDEYGKAARRVAERTGAGFIDIQAAFAPQFEYVHPTAIASDRVHPGLPGHMIIARALLQELSFEWERMKG; encoded by the coding sequence ATGAAGCTTGAGCAAGGGCAAAGACTGGTAATTATCGGTGACTCGATTACCGATTGCGAGCGTAAATTCCCCCATGGGGAAGGTTTATTCCAAGGCGTCGGCAAAGGGTATGTCGCGCTTGTGGATGCCTTGCTGCAGACCGCTTATCCGGAGTTGTCGATCCGCGTAACCAATATGGGCATCGGCGGCAATACCGTAAGGGATTTGAAGGCCAGATGGCAAACGGACGTACTTGATCTGAAGCCGGACTGGCTGACGGTTATGATCGGCATCAATGACGTATGGCGGTATTTCGATCAGCCCAATATTCCCGAATCGCATGTGCTGCTGGAGGAATACGAGCAGACGTTGGAGGAATTGGTGAAGTCTGCGCAGCCGGAGGTACGGGGGCTCGTTATCATGACGCCTTTCTATCTGGAGCCTAATCCGGAGGACCGGATGCGCAAACGGATGGATGAATACGGCAAGGCTGCAAGAAGAGTGGCAGAGAGAACGGGCGCCGGCTTCATTGATATCCAAGCGGCGTTTGCCCCGCAGTTCGAATACGTGCATCCTACGGCCATCGCTTCCGACCGGGTGCATCCGGGCTTGCCTGGCCATATGATTATTGCGCGGGCCTTGCTTCAAGAACTTAGCTTTGAATGGGAACGGATGAAGGGCTGA